One stretch of Niallia sp. XMNu-256 DNA includes these proteins:
- a CDS encoding serine/threonine-protein kinase, with protein sequence MIGSVIEGKYEILKLIGRGGMSKVYLAMDKRLNKQWAVKEIEKRARDKNNEVIIQSAIDEANMIKRLDHPSLPRIVDIIDHESVIYVIMDYIEGEPLSNILEEYGAQPQELVIEWAIQLCEVLDYLHTCDPPIIYRDMKPANVMLKPDGNIKLIDFGIAREYKNKNLADTVSLGTKGYAAPEQFGGKGQTDVRTDIYCLGVTLYHLVTGKNPAEPPYELYPIRYWNPQLSGGLERIIQKCIQLNPADRYQSCAELLYALYHYEEIDDVYRAKQKSKLRKFSIVAGAAILSLAVGITGHAMKNQTNNADYKNLVQMTEKSAYLKAIDIKPTESDGYKKLLSVYREDTNFSVEEAAELLKTITPHLQELYKTPQYADLAFDIGKLYWYYYDYGKTENNDNQVTRMKDSIKWFEDAVKYGSEEKKYYGMATIYRDIGKFHRNITLHIEEASDTGQYAPYWENMKQLVALIENKDDENEIVKLELYKLVMYSIETYSRKLKLDGVTEEEIRSVYEQIRKSTNGVDVTTDKTKLIKDEIINRFETAEKAIENAYREE encoded by the coding sequence GTGATTGGGTCTGTAATCGAAGGAAAATACGAAATACTGAAGCTCATTGGTCGAGGCGGGATGTCTAAAGTATATTTGGCTATGGATAAGCGTCTGAACAAACAATGGGCTGTAAAGGAAATTGAAAAAAGGGCAAGAGACAAAAATAATGAAGTCATTATTCAAAGTGCGATTGATGAAGCAAACATGATTAAAAGACTGGATCATCCTTCATTGCCGCGGATTGTAGACATTATCGATCATGAATCGGTGATTTATGTCATTATGGACTATATCGAAGGGGAACCGTTAAGCAATATTTTGGAGGAGTATGGAGCTCAGCCGCAAGAGTTGGTCATTGAGTGGGCGATCCAGCTTTGTGAAGTCCTCGATTATTTGCATACATGCGATCCACCGATTATTTATCGAGACATGAAACCGGCAAACGTGATGTTAAAGCCAGATGGAAATATTAAATTGATCGATTTTGGGATTGCCAGAGAATATAAAAATAAAAATCTAGCAGATACCGTCAGCTTAGGGACGAAGGGATACGCAGCGCCTGAGCAATTTGGCGGAAAAGGCCAAACAGATGTAAGAACCGATATTTATTGCCTCGGTGTCACCCTTTACCATTTAGTAACAGGGAAAAATCCTGCAGAGCCGCCCTATGAATTATATCCGATACGCTACTGGAATCCACAATTATCAGGCGGGTTGGAACGAATTATTCAAAAATGTATCCAGTTAAATCCTGCAGACCGCTATCAATCCTGTGCAGAACTGTTATATGCTCTGTATCATTATGAAGAAATTGATGATGTGTATCGGGCCAAGCAAAAGTCGAAGTTACGAAAATTTAGCATTGTTGCGGGTGCAGCGATTTTGTCTTTAGCCGTTGGAATCACAGGTCATGCGATGAAAAACCAGACGAACAATGCAGATTATAAAAACTTAGTTCAAATGACGGAAAAGTCGGCTTATTTAAAGGCAATCGATATTAAGCCCACTGAAAGTGATGGTTATAAAAAATTATTATCTGTCTATAGGGAGGATACCAATTTTTCAGTTGAGGAAGCAGCGGAATTATTGAAAACAATTACTCCACACCTTCAAGAGCTCTATAAGACGCCTCAATATGCGGATCTAGCTTTTGATATCGGCAAGTTGTACTGGTATTACTATGATTATGGAAAAACGGAAAATAATGATAACCAAGTTACGAGAATGAAAGATTCCATTAAATGGTTTGAAGATGCCGTTAAATATGGGTCAGAAGAGAAGAAATATTATGGGATGGCTACGATTTATCGAGATATCGGCAAGTTTCATCGGAATATTACCCTTCATATTGAAGAAGCCTCAGACACTGGGCAATACGCACCGTATTGGGAAAATATGAAACAATTGGTTGCGCTGATTGAAAATAAAGATGATGAGAATGAAATTGTGAAACTTGAACTCTATAAATTAGTGATGTATTCCATTGAAACCTACTCAAGAAAATTAAAATTAGATGGCGTTACAGAAGAAGAGATTCGTTCCGTTTATGAGCAGATTAGGAAAAGTACAAATGGAGTAGATGTGACAACCGATAAAACGAAATTAATCAAAGATGAGATCATTAATCGTTTTGAAACAGCCGAAAAAGCGATTGAAAATGCATATCGAGAAGAGTAG
- a CDS encoding protein phosphatase 2C domain-containing protein, translated as MEILTAIHTDVGIRKEGNQDSILLKIADTSVGKVVLAVICDGMGGLSQGEVASASVIKAFSDWFQYELPIQLGKNDLRDIQYRWDRLIKEQNQRIAQYGRNMNIQLGTTWAAVLIIDDYSMLIGHVGDTRVYRIADRLQIVTEDQTVVAREIKRGRLTPEQAAQDPRRNVLLQCIGASKIVEPDFLTSRPERGEVIMLCSDGFRHMISEREIFEAFSPAHLTDETIMKQKAIEMVELNKQRNETDNITVLLMKIL; from the coding sequence ATGGAAATCTTAACGGCAATCCATACAGATGTTGGCATAAGGAAAGAAGGCAATCAAGACAGCATCCTGTTAAAAATTGCAGATACGTCGGTAGGAAAAGTCGTGTTAGCAGTCATCTGTGACGGAATGGGCGGGCTTTCCCAAGGGGAAGTCGCCAGTGCAAGTGTCATCAAGGCCTTCTCTGATTGGTTTCAATACGAGCTTCCAATCCAATTGGGCAAAAATGATCTTCGTGACATTCAATATCGCTGGGATCGGTTAATTAAAGAACAAAACCAACGGATCGCCCAATATGGCAGGAACATGAACATTCAACTTGGAACGACGTGGGCTGCGGTCTTAATTATTGACGATTATTCAATGTTAATCGGGCATGTTGGCGACACAAGGGTGTATCGAATTGCGGATAGACTTCAGATTGTAACCGAAGATCAAACTGTGGTGGCTAGGGAAATAAAGCGGGGCCGTTTGACTCCTGAGCAGGCTGCGCAGGATCCTAGAAGAAATGTCCTGTTGCAATGTATCGGGGCATCTAAAATCGTTGAGCCCGACTTTCTTACAAGCCGGCCGGAACGCGGGGAAGTCATCATGCTTTGTTCTGATGGATTTCGTCACATGATTTCCGAGCGTGAGATTTTTGAGGCGTTTTCACCTGCTCATCTGACAGATGAAACCATTATGAAACAAAAGGCAATCGAAATGGTGGAACTGAATAAGCAGCGAAATGAAACAGATAATATCACGGTTCTGCTTATGAAGATTTTATAA
- a CDS encoding FHA domain-containing protein, whose amino-acid sequence MGITTVEQRKNKYIIMNKLAKPELINEREFKVVADGLVESFIPLKTEKKRTGVVIKSTVVGMISLQSYFREVVSKHMFLDIVSQLIAIVKECERNLMNVNNLMLDDEYIFIDATTQKVKCIFWPIFNNEHVYEASQFFNELPFRTIFSKDENHDYITDYLHYFKSHSSFTIKSFEKLINDLSGKKTTNHSHPLTGSTQFGESQRISNKPKGDTGTTDSSQKSCPQCGQETPLTAKYCSSCGTPLYPVEEFKSQFLNISEVLGIVDSEEETTVLGKGAFAGGTTVLGADLFEEPAFPYLIREKTQEKITVDKPSFRIGKEKSFCDYFVANNNAVSRSHADIITKDGRYFIIDNNSTNKTYVDERAIPVQQEVEIFSGTKLRLANEEFVFYI is encoded by the coding sequence ATGGGGATTACTACAGTTGAACAACGAAAAAATAAATATATTATTATGAACAAGTTGGCAAAGCCTGAATTGATTAATGAGCGCGAATTCAAGGTTGTTGCTGACGGTTTGGTTGAAAGTTTCATTCCGCTTAAGACGGAAAAAAAGAGAACAGGGGTAGTGATCAAAAGTACGGTTGTTGGAATGATTTCCTTACAATCTTATTTTCGTGAGGTTGTGAGTAAACATATGTTTTTAGACATCGTCAGTCAATTGATCGCGATTGTGAAGGAATGCGAAAGGAACTTAATGAATGTCAATAACCTCATGTTGGACGATGAATATATTTTCATAGATGCAACGACTCAGAAAGTGAAATGTATCTTCTGGCCGATATTTAATAATGAACATGTTTACGAGGCATCTCAATTTTTTAATGAACTTCCTTTTCGGACGATTTTTTCAAAAGACGAGAACCATGATTACATAACGGATTATTTGCATTATTTTAAAAGCCATTCCTCCTTCACGATTAAGAGCTTCGAAAAGCTCATCAATGATTTGTCGGGAAAAAAGACAACAAATCATTCTCACCCTCTTACTGGCTCTACTCAATTCGGAGAAAGTCAAAGGATTTCAAATAAACCAAAGGGAGATACGGGAACCACTGATTCTTCACAAAAGTCTTGTCCGCAATGTGGTCAAGAAACTCCGCTAACGGCGAAGTACTGTTCTTCTTGTGGGACCCCTTTATACCCTGTGGAAGAATTTAAAAGCCAATTCCTCAATATTTCTGAGGTGTTGGGGATTGTTGATTCTGAGGAGGAAACGACTGTATTAGGCAAGGGGGCTTTTGCAGGCGGAACTACGGTTCTTGGCGCGGATTTGTTTGAGGAACCTGCCTTTCCGTATTTGATTAGAGAAAAGACTCAAGAAAAAATAACGGTGGACAAGCCTTCCTTTCGCATCGGAAAAGAAAAAAGCTTTTGTGACTACTTTGTTGCTAATAACAATGCGGTGAGTCGAAGTCATGCAGACATTATTACAAAAGATGGTCGTTATTTTATTATCGATAATAACTCGACAAATAAAACATATGTGGATGAACGGGCCATTCCAGTTCAACAAGAGGTAGAGATTTTCTCAGGAACGAAGCTAAGGCTTGCCAATGAAGAGTTCGTTTTTTACATCTAA